AAACGTAAATTTATCCTCAAAGGCCTGTAAAGTTTTAGCAAATCTCTCCGGCGTTAAAAGTAAGACTTTGTGTTTTATCTCCTCATGCCAATCTTTTTTTTCGGCAGCAAGATATATGTGAGCATCATCCTGATATTTTTTAAGGTCTTCTTTAAAATCCTTAATCACTAACACCTCATTACTTCCTTTACTACTGATTTTCGCGAATAATATGTCTGAGACCTCTCGTCGTTCAAAATCCTCAAGTGAAACATCAGCGTTAAAGACCCACGTCACTTCCGCATAATTATCAATTATATTCCACAGGATTTTCACCGCCTTATTATGATCTCTGGGTAAGGACAAAAAATGATCCTTAAATCCCTGTTCTACATACACCCTCATAGTCTATTAATTTAGCTGTTCGCTATTTAATTTCATTAAATCATATCGAAGTCTGATGGCTTCGTCGTAAAATCCAGGGCCGAAGTCTTCGGTTAATGTACCATTTTGGTTAATGTTAATCGACTTGACTTTAGGTTCGTGTTCATTTACAAATTCATCAGCGTTAAAATAGTAAATCTGAGTAGCATCGGTATCCAGCTCTTTCTTTGCAGTAAGATATTGTAATTTTCTAATTATATACTCGCTGTGTGATTCTATTATTAAACGGAGATTTGGAAAGGTTTGCACCGCAAGAACAAAGAAGTCTGCCAGTTTGGATTGTAAATTTGGATGGAGATTAGCTTCCGGCTCTTCAATAATTAAAATATTTTCATTACTGTTGATTCCTATGAATTTATTACCTGAAACAGCAATCTGCAGAATAATAGGAACAATCTGCGAAAACCCAAATCCCAAATCTGCAAAAGAAATTTCTTTGCCACCGACTGACATGTAGGGAACCATTATGGTATTTTCAAAACTTTTAACTTCAAATTTTCCTTTGATTTCAAAAATATCAAAAGCTTTTTCTATAAAGGGCGAAATTTTGGAATTGGTCTTGTTACTTATATTTTCATACTCTATCAGTACTCTGTTCATTTCCAAGTTGCCATTGTTTAACAGCACTCTTTCGGTTGATCCTCTTTGCGCGCTTAAAAAGTGAACCTTTTTCAAATAGTTTTCAAAAAGCTGGATCTGTTTCGGAAATTGCTGAAAAAAAGTAAACCCGGAATCATTATCGCTCCAGTCCCAACCCACCAATTTTTCATTAAAAAGCAATCTATAGATATCATTTTCCTTTAATACCAATGTATCAACGGATTCGTCAAATAGCTTCAATTTTACGAGATGCTCCTGAAAATCTTCTTTAATTTTTTTAAATGGCAACATTAAGGTGCTTTTTAAAATTAGTGAGAAATTATCACCCGGTATATAATGTGGGATTTCTAAAAAGTTTTTAATCAACAGCTCATCTTGTACTTTAATTAAAATATCAGTCAGTGAATCAGTAACATTAATATCATTAACGAAAATATCATATAGGGCGTACCTGTTTTTATTTTTAATATTTTTATTTACAACACTATTTATCAGAGAAACAGTTGGAAAGTATTCCAGATCGATAAAAGAAGTTTTAAATGACAAGCCATCACGTTCTTCTTCATTCTCTGAATCATAAATTCTGGGATAATCTATACTAAGGATACTTTCAGGACTTCTATAATTATGAAAAGAAATGGCATCTGTTGAATAAGGATATGTACTCAATTTATTATAACTTACCTTTCTACCGCTAATACCGGAAACAATATCTATGTCCTTCTCAAAAAAACAGTCTATAATTTTTTTGTAATTTATCTTTAGGATTAGACTGTCCCAACTCACTGTGCCTGTGATATCCTCGGGATGTGTAGCAATTGCTGTATATATTTGAAATTCGAAAAAAGCAGTTTCTGAATCACCTATCTCCATTTTTTTAACTGCCCCATCACGGAAAGTTAATTTAGTTGTAAGGTCACTCTTAAAAAATTTAAAATTTGATGAGAAATCAATTTGAAACTCTTTAACTTCGCTTTGCCAATTTACCGCATTTTCAAATTCTCCAAGATTATGTCTTCCTATTTTTAGCTCTAAATTGTCGACACCTAATTTGAGTAACTCTAACAGCTTGGTAAAAGCACTTTTTCCACTATTATTAGGTCCTGTTAGCAGAACAATTGGCTTGATATTAAAAGACTGATAATCTTTAAATATTCTGAAATTTTGCAGTCCAATTTTCATATGTTATTTTTATTTAAGAAATATTTATATTTCTTTTGAGTTTAATGTGATAATTTTTTCTCCTTTTATGTTGTTGAAGACCGCAAAGGTATCCTGATACAATGCAGTACAACTGCATTAATAAAAACTAATTAATTTTTTGATCTTTCCTTTCAATTCTTTGACTAAGTTATCCGGTTCCAAGACTTTCATATTATCTCCAAATGACAAAATGAGAGATGTGAGTTCATAATTTAGTTTTACATTAATTTCCAAAATTTTGCCTCTAATTTTTTGTGATCCATGAAGTGGTTTGGATATGATATATGGTAAAATGGAATCGGAAAGCTGAATCAATATTTTTTCCGGTTTCTTTTCCATATCATTACTAACTCCCACAATATCTTCAAAATAATCTGTGAAATTTATGGAGCTGACTTCAAAATCCGAGTCACCAGATTGAATACTAATAATACGGTCTAAAGCCAGATTCTGGATTTTCCTCACCTGATGGTTTAGCCCAAACAGAAACCAGCGGTTATTGTACTGCTTCAGATAATAAGGAGAAACTGTAAAAACATTTTCCTTATCTGCACTAAATCCTTTGTAGGTAATTGATATGCATTGATTATTTAGTATAAACTGATACAAAGGATTAAGAAATTCCAGCCCTTTTAAGAATTCATTTTCTTCGAAACTTATGATCTGATGTCTTTGCTTTCCTGTACTAATGCCAGATTGCAGTTTTGTCTGCAGAGAATTTACCCAGTCGAACCCCGGTATATTATTCATGCGACTAAGCGTTTCCAAGGCTTCCTGTAGGGAATCCATTTCTGCGGGATTTAGGGGTTTTTTAAGAATTGTAAATTCAGGGTCTGAATATCGGTAAAAAACTTTTCGGCCGTCTTTTACACTTTCAATTGGCGCATCAAAACCGGCCTCGCTTTTCATGAAATCCATATCGTCAAACATCTGGCGGCGGGAAACCGTAGTTTCCTGAGCATAATGATGGGAAAGAATATCGGAACAATAATCAATTAAATCATCGATGTAGAATTTTCTGTACTGGTTTGCAAAGCATTTGTCCAAAGCTTTGTATCTTATCTGAGCATTTTTATTTTGAGCCATTCCAGGATTTCGTGTGAATCTCAAATATACGCATTGCATTTGAAAGTAAAAAAGGGAATCTGTAAAAGGGAGTAAGTAAGTAAGTGAATTTGGGCAAAATATTTTTTTTATTTTTTGGTTTTGAAAACATGTATTAAAACGAATATTTTAAATGCAAAATAATAAACAGTAAGTGATTGTTTGCAGCCCCTTACACTGGATTCATATGTTTTTTTTAGCAGAAAAAAAATAAATTTTGTTTTGCGAAAAAGTACTTACTCCACTTACTCCCATAATTCAGTGAATGTAAAAGAAAATGAGTGCACTTTTTGCACTCATTCATTTTTCAGGTAAATATGGTAAGATTTTACTCAAATAATGCCTCCTCCAATTTATCACCAGACTGCTTATTTTCCTTATCTACTGCCTCGAATTCCTTGAGTAAAACAGGGTAAACGTAGGTTTTGTTTTTGGAGATTCTTGTAAAGCCATGTTTCTTGAGGGCCATCCCGATTTTCCGGATGGTTGTTTCGGTGATGTTTAAGTTTGCTCTGGAGGAAAGCACCTGCGCGATCTGTGTGGTGGTAAAGAAATATTCTGCACTGTGTTTTTCTGCTGGTTCGAACCATATCAAAAGGAGTTCTTCTTCAGGACTTTTCAACTGATACTGTTCATTATTTGCATCAATGTTTTTAATTTCTTCCTTGTTGAACCAATGGCGGAAGCCGTCTTTGTAAAGTTTTAATGCCTGAGCATAGCACAAGTTGATATCTACTTCGTGTTGGTACTCGATGTTTTCGAGCTCGAAGCAGAGGAAGCGGCGGGAGCCGGTGGTGTCGTTAAGGAATTGGGCGGTGTTTACGCTGCCGGCGAAGCTGGCACGGCGTGGCATATTTTCGTTGTTGTGGCCATAGGCTTTTCGCATTCTGATGTGCGTTTTTGTGATGAGTTCTTTCAGGGAACCGATTTCTGTACGGTTCAAATTTTCGAGCTCGTCCAGGTTGATGAGCATGCATTCTGCCAGGTGAATTAAGGTGTCCTTGTTGTTTGGGTTTACGGTTCCTGAAAAGATGTACTGTTTGAGTTCCCTAGGCATTAGTTTTTCTATCCAGGTTGTTTTTCCGAGTCCCTGTTTGCCGGAAAAGACAATTACAGTTTGATTGATTTGCTTTTCGTCCAGAACACACGCAACCATTGCGACAAACCATTTTTTGAAACATTCTTTCCAGAGATCCTGTTTTGTAGTGGTAATCGTTAAGGCTAATTCTTCTATGTAGTCTTTATCTCCCGTATATTCCGGCAAATTTTCGAAATAATCTTTG
This DNA window, taken from Chryseobacterium sp. 6424, encodes the following:
- a CDS encoding helix-turn-helix transcriptional regulator — protein: MAQNKNAQIRYKALDKCFANQYRKFYIDDLIDYCSDILSHHYAQETTVSRRQMFDDMDFMKSEAGFDAPIESVKDGRKVFYRYSDPEFTILKKPLNPAEMDSLQEALETLSRMNNIPGFDWVNSLQTKLQSGISTGKQRHQIISFEENEFLKGLEFLNPLYQFILNNQCISITYKGFSADKENVFTVSPYYLKQYNNRWFLFGLNHQVRKIQNLALDRIISIQSGDSDFEVSSINFTDYFEDIVGVSNDMEKKPEKILIQLSDSILPYIISKPLHGSQKIRGKILEINVKLNYELTSLILSFGDNMKVLEPDNLVKELKGKIKKLISFY
- a CDS encoding DUF3696 domain-containing protein; this translates as MKIGLQNFRIFKDYQSFNIKPIVLLTGPNNSGKSAFTKLLELLKLGVDNLELKIGRHNLGEFENAVNWQSEVKEFQIDFSSNFKFFKSDLTTKLTFRDGAVKKMEIGDSETAFFEFQIYTAIATHPEDITGTVSWDSLILKINYKKIIDCFFEKDIDIVSGISGRKVSYNKLSTYPYSTDAISFHNYRSPESILSIDYPRIYDSENEEERDGLSFKTSFIDLEYFPTVSLINSVVNKNIKNKNRYALYDIFVNDINVTDSLTDILIKVQDELLIKNFLEIPHYIPGDNFSLILKSTLMLPFKKIKEDFQEHLVKLKLFDESVDTLVLKENDIYRLLFNEKLVGWDWSDNDSGFTFFQQFPKQIQLFENYLKKVHFLSAQRGSTERVLLNNGNLEMNRVLIEYENISNKTNSKISPFIEKAFDIFEIKGKFEVKSFENTIMVPYMSVGGKEISFADLGFGFSQIVPIILQIAVSGNKFIGINSNENILIIEEPEANLHPNLQSKLADFFVLAVQTFPNLRLIIESHSEYIIRKLQYLTAKKELDTDATQIYYFNADEFVNEHEPKVKSININQNGTLTEDFGPGFYDEAIRLRYDLMKLNSEQLN